In one Salvelinus namaycush isolate Seneca unplaced genomic scaffold, SaNama_1.0 Scaffold174, whole genome shotgun sequence genomic region, the following are encoded:
- the LOC120037507 gene encoding regulation of nuclear pre-mRNA domain-containing protein 2-like isoform X2, whose product MAAGSGAVSGHGGRGALEATLDRRFQGVSNTMESIQGLSTWCIENKKYHSLIVRYWMKWLKKSDTNHRLNLFYLANDVIQNCKRKNAIVYRSAFAEVLPNAALMVKDPKVRKSVERIFTIWEERNVYPEELITQLKANLAKKEREREKEKPPPPAPVNPKAALKSKIVADFIPQSFIEQLAGFKRVVEEEELRETQLTALRVDVCSTEALKRLKDKAGGNKFAKDFEEGSQKLQEFVSFLENQMPVGPPLLEALGNADVFYEMQYKEVKIVASAYKTFANRVVNLKRKLDALKSSLPGPEDSPIPSPSEDAPSPTGSDSPFLGLGGGRGGRLGFDPDLDGSAMDERDVGVVREGDNRDVEDMDLSEEDMEIANTAEKQLSSATVSKVTSSKTAAKPAPVTLIRTSTESPLKKAASSTPTPVTPSTPTSAGVSGPSGPTAPLGMNLANVDLGKISSILSSITSAMKNTASPVSRPSPGTPTTPSGQSSSSKTPVGPTPPSPALASILSRVNVTPEGILNALSKTHTQSLSSLLRSGSSSSSAPSSHASPDSSAAKGPPTPTTPSNTKPPLTNSLKRDTPERSRGARDWEKNREASPPPPPPSLPSRSVSPPSLESKINRFLQGNPGFSLGLGDGSPLLGGDGVDGTPVRDESGGTPTQDEIMDTPGGVSSDPLGLNSDPKSLGSSIGHDLSPTAYRSDPWDAVITPTGSSSDVDFLSSSSRFQGYGAGKKAAKLKEEDSKRKISSSSLGSSKVKKDGQNSHGKSHGNNRSVEGERRASIGSRKTSSGSEEGGMSGTRDEKGKRGGEDGGGSSDGEGGQYHRIETLVSPCTEAAPFQSLGGFSNRQPTGERIQTVESIRVIGQGLRRGGGGEGGRPGGGMWYDEEGYLDAQPPSPSPQGGSDDMTSPTMPPPTSHHHLPPHPHSNHPPHPHPHGPPPQFQMPPYHGENPQGPLPSHLHHHPPPPFFNSPPPPIPRPPPPPMPQLPPPPRNFLPPSAVMVGGVLVPIDRQLPLPPQVRPDGGGDRGGMGGGPRGGKGGPTPLMSSLLGEPPKMPRPGTVKEHFAPRHAPPLHRPGTPGAPPPLLGRVKDGINLPPPSPSPSSTPPSPSGDPLLPRPQAPPLQHPPASPPAQPRHPNPNHPHRPSPPLLRLPSPNPRPPINSIPQRPLLHPRGPPVHPHLNRDPPMFRGGKRPGPPFGGGRGGPFYPPKRPFLPPRY is encoded by the exons CGGACACCAACCACCGTCTGAATCTGTTCTATCTAGCCAATGATGTAATCCAGAACTGCAAGAGAAAGAACGCCATCGTCTACCGCTCAGCCTTCGCTGAGGTGCTCCCCAACGCTGCACTAATGGTCAA AGACCCGAAGGTGCGTAAGTCAGTGGAGCGGATCTTCACTATCTGGGAGGAGAGGAACGTCTATCCTGAGGAACTCATCACCCAGCTCAAAGCCAACCTGgccaagaaggagagagagagggagaaagagaagccTCCTCCGCCAG CCCCAGTCAACCCCAAAGCTGCCCTGAAGTCCAAGATTGTGGCTGATTTCATA ccccaGTCGTTCATCGAGCAGCTGGCGGGCTTCAAacgggtggtggaggaggaggagctgaggGAGACCCAGCTGACAGCTCTCAGAGTGGACGTCTGCAGCACGGAGGCCCTCAAGAGACTCAAAG ACAAGGCCGGAGGGAACAAGTTTGCCAAGGACTTTGAAGAGGGCAGTCAGAAGCTGCAGGAGTTTGTCAGTTTCCTGGAGAACCAGATGCCTGTTGGGCCCCCTCTGCTGGAGGCTCTGGGAAACGCAGACGTCTTCTATGAGATGCAATACAAGGAAGTCAAGATCGTGGCCAGC GCCTACAAAACCTTTGCCAACCGTGTGGTCAACCTCAAACGTAAACTGGATGCCCTCAAGTCCTCCCTTCCCGGTCCCGAGGactctcccatcccctcccccTCTGAGGACGCTCCCTCACCCACCGGCTCTGACTCCCCCTTCCTGGGGCTGGGAGGAGGCCGAGGGGGTAGGCTGGGCTTTGACCCGGACCTGGATGGGAGTGCCATGGACGAGAGGGACGTGGGGGTTGTGAGAGAGGGGGACAACAGAGATGTGGAGGACATGGATCTGTCTGAGGAGGACATGGAGATAGCCAACACAG CTGAGAAGCAGTTGTCATCAGCCACCGTTTCCAAGGTGACCAGCTCCAAGACCGCAGCGAAACCCGCCCCTGTCACACTCATTCGAACCTCCACTGAATCCCCTCTCAAAAAGGCAGCCTCGTCTACACCCACGCCAGTGACACCTAGCACCCCTACGAGCGCGGGTGTGAGTGGTCCTAGCGGTCCGACCGCTCCTCTGGGAATGAACCTGGCCAACGTGGACCTAGGCAAGATCAGCTCCATACTGAGCAGTATCACATCAGCCATGAagaacacag CCAGCCCTGTGTCTCGCCCCTCCCCTGGAACTCCCACCACCCCCTCTGGCCAATCATCTTCCTCCAAAACCCCAGTTGGCCCTACCCCTCCTAGCCCAGCCCTGGCCAGCATCCTGTCCAGAGTGAACGTCACCCCTGAAGGCATCCTCAACGCCCTGTCAAAGAcccacacacaga gtcTGTCCTCTCTGCTGAGGTCTGGtagctcctcctcctctgccccCTCCTCCCATGCCTCCCCAGACTCCTCAGCAGCCAAGGGCCCCCCCACACCCACCACTCCGAGCAACACCAAACCCCCCCTGACCAACAGTCTCAAACGAGACACACctgagaggagcagaggagcCAGGGATTGGGAGAAAAACCGAGAggcttcacctcctcctcctcctccctctctccctagcCGCTCTGTGTCTCCTCCCAGCCTAGAGTCTAAGATCAACCGTTTCCTCCAGGGGAACCCAGGGTTCAGTCTGGGCCTGGGGGATGGGAGCCCTCTGCTGGGGGGAGACGGGGTAGACGGGACCCCCGTCAGGGATGAGAGCGGGGGCACCCCCACCCAGGACGAAATCATGGACACACCAGGGGGTGTCTCCTCCGACCCCCTTGGCCTCAACAGTGACCCCAAGAGCTTAGGCTCATCCATAGGTCATGATCTTTCACCCACAGCCTACCGCAGTGACCCTTGGGACGCCGTCATCACCCCAACAGGAAGCAGCAGCGACGTGgacttcctctcttcctcttctcgtTTCCAAGGCTACGGAGCGGGGAAGAAGGCCGCCAAGCTGAAGGAGGAAGATTCGAAGAGGAAGATTAGCTCTTCATCACTGGGAAGCAGCAAGGTCAAGAAGGATGGACAGAACAGTCACGGGAAGAGTCACGGGAACAACAGATCAGtcgaaggagagaggagagcgtcCATAGGTTCTCGCAAGACCAGCAGCGGGTCAGAGGAGGGAGGAATGAGTGGAACGAGGGATGAAaagggaaagaggggaggagaggatggtgGGGGCTCATCTGACGGAGAGGGGGGGCAGTACCACCGTATCGAGACGCTGGTGTCGCCTTGCACAGAGGCAGCACCTTTCCAATCACTGGGGGGCTTCTCAAACCGCCAGCCAACCGGAGAGCGCATCCAGACGGTGGAAAGTATCCGCGTGATTGGCCAAGGGCTGCGTCGCGGTGGTGGAGGAGAAGGGGGGAGGCCAGGCGGAGGGATGTGGTACGATGAGGAAGGGTACCTGGATGCCCAGCCCCCCTCACCTTCCCCTCAGGGCGGCTCTGACGACATGACTTCACCCACCATGCCCCCCCCGACCTCACACCACCaccttcctcctcatcctcattcTAATCACCCTCCCCACCCTCATCCGCACGGCCCCCCACCCCAGTTTCAGATGCCCCCCTACCATGGAGAGAACCCCCAGGGTCCCCTCCCCTCACACCTCCACCatcacccccctcctcccttcttcaactcccctcctccacccatccCACGCCCTCCACCCCCTCCCATGCCCCAGCTCCCTCCACCCCCGCGCAACTTCCTTCCCCCCTCGGCAGTCATGGTAGGCGGGGTTCTAGTCCCCATTGACCGCCAACTGCCCCTCCCTCCCCAGGTCCGCCCAGACGGAGGAGGAGACCGAGGGGGGATGGGAGGGGGACCCAGGGGGGGTAAAGGTGGCCCCACTCCCCTCATGTCCTCTCTGTTAGGGGAGCCCCCTAAAATGCCTCGTCCCGGCACAGTTAAAGAGCATTTCGCTCCCCGTCACGCACCCCCTCTCCACCGCCCCGGCACCCCCGGTGCCCCGCCTCCCTTATTGGGCCGTGTCAAGGATGGCATCaaccttcctcctccatccccctctccctcctccacccctccctctccctcaggcGACCCCCTGCTTCCTCGCCCCCAAGCTCCTCCGCTCCAGCACCCTCCAGCTAGCCCGCCTGCCCAGCCCCGACACCCCAACCCCAACCATCCCCACCGTCCCTCGCCCCCCCTCCTTCGCCTACCCTCCCCCAACCCCCGCCCCCCCATCAACTCCATCCCCCAGAGACCTCTACTCCACCCTCGCGGCCCCCCTGTCCACCCGCACCTAAACCGAGATCCACCCATGTTCCGCGGGGGCAAGCGTCCTGGCCCTCCATTTGGCGGGGGCCGAGGAGGTCCCTTCTACCCCCCCAAGAGACCTTTCTTACCCCCACGCTATTGA
- the LOC120037507 gene encoding regulation of nuclear pre-mRNA domain-containing protein 2-like isoform X1 — MAAGSGAVSGHGGRGALEATLDRRFQGVSNTMESIQGLSTWCIENKKYHSLIVRYWMKWLKKSDTNHRLNLFYLANDVIQNCKRKNAIVYRSAFAEVLPNAALMVKDPKVRKSVERIFTIWEERNVYPEELITQLKANLAKKEREREKEKPPPPAPVNPKAALKSKIVADFIPQSFIEQLAGFKRVVEEEELRETQLTALRVDVCSTEALKRLKDKAGGNKFAKDFEEGSQKLQEFVSFLENQMPVGPPLLEALGNADVFYEMQYKEVKIVASAYKTFANRVVNLKRKLDALKSSLPGPEDSPIPSPSEDAPSPTGSDSPFLGLGGGRGGRLGFDPDLDGSAMDERDVGVVREGDNRDVEDMDLSEEDMEIANTAEKQLSSATVSKVTSSKTAAKPAPVTLIRTSTESPLKKAASSTPTPVTPSTPTSAGVSGPSGPTAPLGMNLANVDLGKISSILSSITSAMKNTAASPVSRPSPGTPTTPSGQSSSSKTPVGPTPPSPALASILSRVNVTPEGILNALSKTHTQSLSSLLRSGSSSSSAPSSHASPDSSAAKGPPTPTTPSNTKPPLTNSLKRDTPERSRGARDWEKNREASPPPPPPSLPSRSVSPPSLESKINRFLQGNPGFSLGLGDGSPLLGGDGVDGTPVRDESGGTPTQDEIMDTPGGVSSDPLGLNSDPKSLGSSIGHDLSPTAYRSDPWDAVITPTGSSSDVDFLSSSSRFQGYGAGKKAAKLKEEDSKRKISSSSLGSSKVKKDGQNSHGKSHGNNRSVEGERRASIGSRKTSSGSEEGGMSGTRDEKGKRGGEDGGGSSDGEGGQYHRIETLVSPCTEAAPFQSLGGFSNRQPTGERIQTVESIRVIGQGLRRGGGGEGGRPGGGMWYDEEGYLDAQPPSPSPQGGSDDMTSPTMPPPTSHHHLPPHPHSNHPPHPHPHGPPPQFQMPPYHGENPQGPLPSHLHHHPPPPFFNSPPPPIPRPPPPPMPQLPPPPRNFLPPSAVMVGGVLVPIDRQLPLPPQVRPDGGGDRGGMGGGPRGGKGGPTPLMSSLLGEPPKMPRPGTVKEHFAPRHAPPLHRPGTPGAPPPLLGRVKDGINLPPPSPSPSSTPPSPSGDPLLPRPQAPPLQHPPASPPAQPRHPNPNHPHRPSPPLLRLPSPNPRPPINSIPQRPLLHPRGPPVHPHLNRDPPMFRGGKRPGPPFGGGRGGPFYPPKRPFLPPRY, encoded by the exons CGGACACCAACCACCGTCTGAATCTGTTCTATCTAGCCAATGATGTAATCCAGAACTGCAAGAGAAAGAACGCCATCGTCTACCGCTCAGCCTTCGCTGAGGTGCTCCCCAACGCTGCACTAATGGTCAA AGACCCGAAGGTGCGTAAGTCAGTGGAGCGGATCTTCACTATCTGGGAGGAGAGGAACGTCTATCCTGAGGAACTCATCACCCAGCTCAAAGCCAACCTGgccaagaaggagagagagagggagaaagagaagccTCCTCCGCCAG CCCCAGTCAACCCCAAAGCTGCCCTGAAGTCCAAGATTGTGGCTGATTTCATA ccccaGTCGTTCATCGAGCAGCTGGCGGGCTTCAAacgggtggtggaggaggaggagctgaggGAGACCCAGCTGACAGCTCTCAGAGTGGACGTCTGCAGCACGGAGGCCCTCAAGAGACTCAAAG ACAAGGCCGGAGGGAACAAGTTTGCCAAGGACTTTGAAGAGGGCAGTCAGAAGCTGCAGGAGTTTGTCAGTTTCCTGGAGAACCAGATGCCTGTTGGGCCCCCTCTGCTGGAGGCTCTGGGAAACGCAGACGTCTTCTATGAGATGCAATACAAGGAAGTCAAGATCGTGGCCAGC GCCTACAAAACCTTTGCCAACCGTGTGGTCAACCTCAAACGTAAACTGGATGCCCTCAAGTCCTCCCTTCCCGGTCCCGAGGactctcccatcccctcccccTCTGAGGACGCTCCCTCACCCACCGGCTCTGACTCCCCCTTCCTGGGGCTGGGAGGAGGCCGAGGGGGTAGGCTGGGCTTTGACCCGGACCTGGATGGGAGTGCCATGGACGAGAGGGACGTGGGGGTTGTGAGAGAGGGGGACAACAGAGATGTGGAGGACATGGATCTGTCTGAGGAGGACATGGAGATAGCCAACACAG CTGAGAAGCAGTTGTCATCAGCCACCGTTTCCAAGGTGACCAGCTCCAAGACCGCAGCGAAACCCGCCCCTGTCACACTCATTCGAACCTCCACTGAATCCCCTCTCAAAAAGGCAGCCTCGTCTACACCCACGCCAGTGACACCTAGCACCCCTACGAGCGCGGGTGTGAGTGGTCCTAGCGGTCCGACCGCTCCTCTGGGAATGAACCTGGCCAACGTGGACCTAGGCAAGATCAGCTCCATACTGAGCAGTATCACATCAGCCATGAagaacacag cagCCAGCCCTGTGTCTCGCCCCTCCCCTGGAACTCCCACCACCCCCTCTGGCCAATCATCTTCCTCCAAAACCCCAGTTGGCCCTACCCCTCCTAGCCCAGCCCTGGCCAGCATCCTGTCCAGAGTGAACGTCACCCCTGAAGGCATCCTCAACGCCCTGTCAAAGAcccacacacaga gtcTGTCCTCTCTGCTGAGGTCTGGtagctcctcctcctctgccccCTCCTCCCATGCCTCCCCAGACTCCTCAGCAGCCAAGGGCCCCCCCACACCCACCACTCCGAGCAACACCAAACCCCCCCTGACCAACAGTCTCAAACGAGACACACctgagaggagcagaggagcCAGGGATTGGGAGAAAAACCGAGAggcttcacctcctcctcctcctccctctctccctagcCGCTCTGTGTCTCCTCCCAGCCTAGAGTCTAAGATCAACCGTTTCCTCCAGGGGAACCCAGGGTTCAGTCTGGGCCTGGGGGATGGGAGCCCTCTGCTGGGGGGAGACGGGGTAGACGGGACCCCCGTCAGGGATGAGAGCGGGGGCACCCCCACCCAGGACGAAATCATGGACACACCAGGGGGTGTCTCCTCCGACCCCCTTGGCCTCAACAGTGACCCCAAGAGCTTAGGCTCATCCATAGGTCATGATCTTTCACCCACAGCCTACCGCAGTGACCCTTGGGACGCCGTCATCACCCCAACAGGAAGCAGCAGCGACGTGgacttcctctcttcctcttctcgtTTCCAAGGCTACGGAGCGGGGAAGAAGGCCGCCAAGCTGAAGGAGGAAGATTCGAAGAGGAAGATTAGCTCTTCATCACTGGGAAGCAGCAAGGTCAAGAAGGATGGACAGAACAGTCACGGGAAGAGTCACGGGAACAACAGATCAGtcgaaggagagaggagagcgtcCATAGGTTCTCGCAAGACCAGCAGCGGGTCAGAGGAGGGAGGAATGAGTGGAACGAGGGATGAAaagggaaagaggggaggagaggatggtgGGGGCTCATCTGACGGAGAGGGGGGGCAGTACCACCGTATCGAGACGCTGGTGTCGCCTTGCACAGAGGCAGCACCTTTCCAATCACTGGGGGGCTTCTCAAACCGCCAGCCAACCGGAGAGCGCATCCAGACGGTGGAAAGTATCCGCGTGATTGGCCAAGGGCTGCGTCGCGGTGGTGGAGGAGAAGGGGGGAGGCCAGGCGGAGGGATGTGGTACGATGAGGAAGGGTACCTGGATGCCCAGCCCCCCTCACCTTCCCCTCAGGGCGGCTCTGACGACATGACTTCACCCACCATGCCCCCCCCGACCTCACACCACCaccttcctcctcatcctcattcTAATCACCCTCCCCACCCTCATCCGCACGGCCCCCCACCCCAGTTTCAGATGCCCCCCTACCATGGAGAGAACCCCCAGGGTCCCCTCCCCTCACACCTCCACCatcacccccctcctcccttcttcaactcccctcctccacccatccCACGCCCTCCACCCCCTCCCATGCCCCAGCTCCCTCCACCCCCGCGCAACTTCCTTCCCCCCTCGGCAGTCATGGTAGGCGGGGTTCTAGTCCCCATTGACCGCCAACTGCCCCTCCCTCCCCAGGTCCGCCCAGACGGAGGAGGAGACCGAGGGGGGATGGGAGGGGGACCCAGGGGGGGTAAAGGTGGCCCCACTCCCCTCATGTCCTCTCTGTTAGGGGAGCCCCCTAAAATGCCTCGTCCCGGCACAGTTAAAGAGCATTTCGCTCCCCGTCACGCACCCCCTCTCCACCGCCCCGGCACCCCCGGTGCCCCGCCTCCCTTATTGGGCCGTGTCAAGGATGGCATCaaccttcctcctccatccccctctccctcctccacccctccctctccctcaggcGACCCCCTGCTTCCTCGCCCCCAAGCTCCTCCGCTCCAGCACCCTCCAGCTAGCCCGCCTGCCCAGCCCCGACACCCCAACCCCAACCATCCCCACCGTCCCTCGCCCCCCCTCCTTCGCCTACCCTCCCCCAACCCCCGCCCCCCCATCAACTCCATCCCCCAGAGACCTCTACTCCACCCTCGCGGCCCCCCTGTCCACCCGCACCTAAACCGAGATCCACCCATGTTCCGCGGGGGCAAGCGTCCTGGCCCTCCATTTGGCGGGGGCCGAGGAGGTCCCTTCTACCCCCCCAAGAGACCTTTCTTACCCCCACGCTATTGA